The following are from one region of the Amedibacterium intestinale genome:
- a CDS encoding B12-binding domain-containing radical SAM protein, giving the protein MKKTLLTTCNAKYIHKNLALRWIYTTCPNKEDVILKEYTIKDDSHRIIEDILSMQVEVVCFSCYIWNIEKTKEIIKELKKRQNDIHIFVGGPEVSFSSFELLEEGVDAICIGEGEESVWEYIQMLETKPREIRGIYTKQFPNKEYRKVDLAWLETFEDPYFLSMDINDMGKRYLYLETSRGCPYGCTYCLSSTDRSVRMFSEDYVINLLEQISKSDVKQVKFLDRTFNSNPQRALRIARYINEHCKNQIFQFEIVAETLSEDLLQFFCEEADVSRFRFEVGVQSFKEKTLASVGRIQNNARLVEVLHRLKQAGCILHVDLIAGLPYEGMQSFEQSFNTLFSLQAGEVQLGILKLLKGTKLRSQQEEFSFDYHEHAPYDVVSTAWLSQEEMRKIHQCADAVEKFWNSGVCRDVLRLVLEKNWYTSAFLMFMDLGKEYAKLKRPYQPYELFQCLYSLLKCSKKEADAIILTYYNRRFKQKPKRFIQNYLTQEKKNELLRFAFEKGVANQQQLFCYGLADIGYKNTLGYQIVLYNEHQTYPKQYFIDLEMMTCEEMKL; this is encoded by the coding sequence ATGAAGAAAACATTACTAACGACTTGTAATGCGAAATATATACATAAAAATCTGGCATTAAGATGGATTTATACAACCTGTCCGAATAAAGAAGATGTAATCTTAAAAGAATATACGATTAAAGATGACAGTCATCGTATTATAGAAGATATTTTATCTATGCAGGTAGAAGTTGTTTGTTTTAGCTGTTATATATGGAATATTGAAAAAACCAAAGAAATTATAAAAGAGCTGAAAAAGAGACAAAACGATATACATATATTCGTTGGCGGACCAGAAGTAAGTTTTTCTTCTTTTGAACTGCTTGAGGAAGGTGTCGATGCGATTTGCATTGGAGAAGGGGAAGAAAGTGTCTGGGAATATATACAGATGCTGGAAACAAAGCCAAGAGAAATTCGTGGTATCTATACAAAGCAGTTTCCAAACAAGGAATATCGAAAAGTGGATTTGGCATGGCTGGAAACTTTTGAAGATCCTTACTTTTTATCTATGGATATAAATGATATGGGAAAACGTTATTTGTATTTAGAGACAAGCAGAGGATGCCCTTATGGCTGTACGTATTGTTTAAGTTCTACTGATCGAAGTGTTCGTATGTTTTCAGAGGACTATGTCATAAATCTGCTGGAACAGATATCAAAAAGCGATGTCAAACAGGTGAAGTTTTTAGATCGTACATTTAACAGCAATCCGCAAAGGGCTTTACGAATCGCCCGTTATATTAATGAACACTGTAAAAATCAAATCTTTCAGTTTGAAATTGTTGCGGAAACGTTAAGTGAAGATTTGCTGCAGTTTTTCTGTGAAGAAGCAGATGTATCACGTTTTCGATTTGAAGTTGGTGTTCAATCTTTTAAAGAAAAGACACTGGCAAGTGTTGGAAGAATACAAAATAATGCCAGACTGGTTGAGGTCTTGCATCGTTTGAAACAGGCGGGATGTATTCTTCATGTGGATTTGATCGCAGGGCTTCCCTATGAAGGAATGCAAAGCTTTGAACAAAGTTTCAATACCCTTTTTTCTTTACAGGCAGGAGAAGTACAGCTAGGTATCTTAAAACTTTTAAAGGGTACAAAACTTAGAAGTCAACAGGAAGAGTTTTCTTTCGATTATCATGAACATGCTCCGTATGATGTTGTATCGACAGCATGGCTTTCTCAAGAGGAAATGCGGAAGATTCATCAATGTGCAGATGCGGTAGAGAAATTTTGGAACAGTGGGGTTTGTCGCGATGTGCTACGTCTTGTTTTAGAGAAAAACTGGTATACAAGTGCCTTTTTGATGTTTATGGATTTAGGGAAAGAGTATGCAAAACTTAAACGTCCATATCAGCCATATGAATTGTTTCAATGTTTGTATTCATTATTAAAATGTAGTAAGAAAGAAGCAGATGCCATTATCTTAACGTATTATAATCGACGTTTTAAACAAAAACCAAAAAGATTTATACAAAATTATTTAACACAGGAAAAGAAAAACGAACTTCTTCGTTTTGCGTTTGAAAAAGGAGTAGCTAATCAGCAGCAGTTATTCTGTTATGGATTGGCAGATATTGGGTATAAAAATACTTTGGGATATCAGATTGTTTTATATAATGAACATCAAACGTATCCCAAACAATATTTTATTGATTTAGAAATGATGACATGTGAGGAAATGAAGCTATGA
- a CDS encoding tRNA (cytidine(34)-2'-O)-methyltransferase, with product MLHLVLFEPEIPQNTGNMMRTCMASNTKMHLIKPLGFSLDEAHLRRAGMDYVKDLDYTIYENWEDFTSRNPSENYYFMTRYGKKAPSQFDFTKCEGDIYLILGKESTGIPKTILSKHLNHCMRLPMVANARSLNLSNCAAIIVYEVLRQLDYPGLSGVEVIKGEDWLEVE from the coding sequence ATGTTGCATTTAGTTTTATTTGAACCGGAAATTCCTCAAAATACAGGAAATATGATGCGTACCTGCATGGCAAGCAATACGAAGATGCATTTGATCAAACCTTTAGGATTTTCATTAGATGAGGCACATTTACGTAGAGCAGGGATGGATTATGTAAAAGACTTGGATTACACCATTTATGAAAACTGGGAAGATTTTACTTCTAGAAATCCAAGTGAGAACTATTATTTTATGACACGTTATGGGAAAAAAGCACCAAGTCAGTTTGACTTTACAAAATGTGAAGGAGATATTTACTTGATTTTGGGAAAAGAAAGTACAGGTATTCCAAAAACTATTTTATCAAAACATTTGAATCACTGTATGCGTCTTCCAATGGTAGCAAATGCCAGAAGTTTAAATCTATCTAACTGTGCAGCTATTATTGTTTATGAAGTTTTACGTCAGCTTGATTATCCTGGCTTAAGTGGAGTTGAGGTAATCAAGGGAGAAGATTGGCTGGAAGTTGAATGA
- the asnB gene encoding asparagine synthase (glutamine-hydrolyzing) has protein sequence MKEILAGIENDIFMKDASFIIYQNEEYQIVIDGEIYNEDELFAELKDIYPMHNTTEELVFYAWKHWGMQFSNHLEGAYTFLIGNKEQLLVVKDPLGLRPIYYCENNGNWYVSNSIKTLLNKSEKKAVLAKEGILELFSFGPGISEDKTLLKGIFTVPMGSYLEIKHHTANIYKYYELPVYEHKDNVEETAKHVKDLLLHSVNQQKQGCKSSFLSGGLDSSILTALCAQKDWNTYSLDYEGNKENFHSNMYQVSMDTDYINMMKDKYPLVHHHDLMITQKELASLLEEAMLAREMPGMADVDSSLLWLCKQVKQQEDVIISGECSDEIFGGYPWFYREELKDLDTFPWLRSTKERISLLNKKYQTLEFEEYIKKQYNNTLKDIQYLDSDTQEDKLARKHTLLCLHWFMQTLVVRQVCEGRWAGVNIRAPFANVRLLEYVYNIPWKMKFLNDEEKGILRKAFADILPKEVCERKKNPFPKTHNPIYAQIVSDIVKDTLKDKNSPLHKLFDDKKLDELIQSKGESFQLPWYGQLMSGPQLLAYLYQIHCWIKDFDIEIEESI, from the coding sequence ATGAAAGAAATACTCGCAGGTATTGAAAATGATATATTTATGAAAGATGCATCTTTTATCATATATCAAAATGAAGAGTACCAAATCGTCATTGATGGAGAGATATACAATGAAGATGAATTATTTGCCGAATTAAAAGATATTTATCCAATGCATAACACAACAGAAGAACTTGTGTTTTATGCATGGAAACATTGGGGCATGCAGTTTAGCAACCATTTAGAAGGAGCCTATACGTTTCTGATAGGCAATAAAGAACAATTGCTTGTTGTAAAAGATCCTTTAGGACTTCGTCCTATATATTACTGTGAAAATAATGGAAACTGGTATGTAAGCAACTCCATCAAAACATTATTGAACAAGAGTGAAAAAAAAGCCGTACTTGCAAAAGAAGGAATTTTAGAACTGTTTAGTTTTGGTCCTGGTATAAGTGAAGATAAAACTTTACTGAAAGGTATTTTCACAGTCCCTATGGGATCTTATCTTGAAATTAAACATCATACAGCAAATATCTATAAATACTATGAACTGCCTGTCTATGAACATAAAGATAACGTAGAAGAAACTGCCAAGCATGTTAAAGATCTGCTTCTTCATTCTGTAAATCAACAAAAGCAAGGATGTAAAAGCAGCTTTTTATCAGGAGGACTAGATAGTTCCATCTTAACAGCTCTTTGTGCACAAAAGGATTGGAATACCTATTCTTTAGACTATGAAGGAAATAAAGAAAACTTCCACTCTAATATGTATCAGGTATCTATGGATACCGATTATATAAATATGATGAAAGACAAATACCCTTTGGTTCATCACCATGATCTTATGATTACCCAAAAAGAACTTGCTTCTTTACTGGAAGAAGCCATGCTGGCAAGAGAGATGCCAGGTATGGCGGATGTAGATTCTTCCCTATTATGGTTATGTAAACAGGTAAAACAGCAGGAAGATGTCATTATAAGCGGAGAATGCAGTGATGAAATTTTTGGAGGTTATCCATGGTTTTATCGTGAAGAATTAAAAGATTTAGATACCTTCCCTTGGCTTCGTTCTACAAAAGAGCGTATTTCTCTGTTAAATAAAAAATATCAAACTTTAGAATTTGAAGAATATATTAAGAAGCAATATAATAATACGTTAAAAGATATACAGTATCTGGACAGTGATACCCAAGAAGATAAACTTGCCAGAAAGCATACATTGCTTTGCCTTCACTGGTTTATGCAGACATTAGTTGTGCGTCAGGTATGTGAAGGAAGATGGGCAGGTGTAAACATTCGTGCTCCATTTGCCAATGTACGCCTATTAGAATATGTATATAATATTCCTTGGAAAATGAAATTTTTAAATGATGAAGAAAAAGGAATTTTAAGAAAGGCATTCGCTGATATTCTTCCAAAAGAAGTATGTGAACGAAAGAAAAATCCATTTCCTAAAACCCATAATCCTATCTATGCACAAATTGTATCCGATATAGTAAAAGATACACTGAAAGATAAAAACAGTCCTTTGCATAAGCTGTTTGATGATAAAAAACTGGATGAACTCATCCAGTCAAAAGGGGAATCTTTCCAGCTTCCATGGTATGGACAGTTAATGAGCGGTCCACAGCTCCTTGCTTATTTATACCAGATTCATTGCTGGATAAAAGATTTTGATATTGAAATTGAAGAAAGCATTTAA
- a CDS encoding choline kinase family protein gives MKKGLTNTNYLLKTKEDAYVLRVPRSDSANIVHRHHETLALEAIKDSHIDVEMLYYDESSGYKLTRYVENAMTYQECPDENKIEQVAALMKKFHNLNKQIHVSFDPVKRLESYMQHIQDPIYDLSPYMYLKDRIKNHPHKTCLCHNDWVDGNILFTKENVYLIDYEYAADNDPLFDVMSFLSENKIFDEEERKRFYTIYFEGKEVPYKELHLWETFMNILWCAWAMMMWESRKEDVYKQIAEDKYHALLVCLKSHI, from the coding sequence ATGAAAAAAGGTTTAACAAATACGAATTATTTATTAAAAACAAAAGAAGATGCCTACGTTTTGCGTGTTCCTCGAAGTGACAGTGCAAACATCGTACACAGGCACCATGAAACCCTGGCTTTAGAAGCTATCAAAGACAGTCATATTGATGTAGAAATGCTGTACTATGATGAAAGCAGCGGCTATAAACTTACTCGTTATGTAGAAAATGCGATGACATATCAGGAATGTCCAGATGAAAATAAGATTGAACAAGTGGCTGCTTTAATGAAGAAGTTTCATAATCTAAATAAACAAATTCATGTATCCTTTGATCCTGTCAAACGTTTGGAATCTTATATGCAGCATATTCAAGATCCTATCTATGATTTAAGTCCTTATATGTATTTAAAAGATAGAATAAAAAATCATCCTCATAAAACTTGCCTATGCCATAATGACTGGGTAGATGGAAATATTTTGTTCACAAAAGAAAACGTATATTTAATTGATTATGAATATGCCGCAGACAATGATCCTTTATTTGATGTCATGTCTTTTTTAAGTGAAAACAAAATTTTTGATGAAGAAGAAAGAAAACGTTTCTACACTATATATTTTGAAGGAAAAGAAGTTCCTTATAAAGAGCTGCACTTATGGGAGACTTTCATGAATATCTTATGGTGTGCATGGGCAATGATGATGTGGGAGAGTAGAAAAGAAGATGTCTATAAACAAATCGCAGAAGATAAATATCATGCACTTCTTGTCTGTTTAAAATCCCATATCTAA
- the rdgB gene encoding RdgB/HAM1 family non-canonical purine NTP pyrophosphatase: MKEIMIATSNAHKVEEFKQMLKPLGYQVKSLLDLDEEIDIEENGTTFEENALIKARAIHEKLHIEVVADDSGLMVNAMNGEPGIHSARFMGRDTSYDIKNAYIIEQCAGKADRGCQFVCAIAYIRANGEEQVFRGVVEGEVATQIQGEKGFGYDPIFFYPPYNTTLANVSEDKKNAVSHRGRALQMLLEYLAEED, from the coding sequence ATGAAAGAAATTATGATTGCGACAAGCAATGCGCATAAAGTTGAAGAATTTAAACAGATGTTAAAACCTTTAGGCTACCAGGTAAAAAGTTTGCTGGATTTAGATGAAGAAATTGATATTGAAGAAAACGGAACGACATTTGAAGAAAATGCCTTGATCAAAGCTAGAGCTATTCATGAAAAATTACATATTGAAGTGGTGGCAGATGATAGTGGTTTGATGGTGAATGCGATGAATGGAGAACCGGGTATTCATTCTGCTCGTTTTATGGGACGAGATACTTCATACGATATTAAAAATGCTTATATCATTGAACAATGTGCTGGAAAAGCAGATCGTGGATGTCAGTTTGTTTGTGCAATTGCCTATATCCGTGCGAATGGAGAAGAACAGGTATTTCGTGGAGTAGTAGAAGGGGAAGTGGCAACACAAATCCAAGGAGAAAAAGGTTTTGGTTATGACCCTATCTTTTTCTATCCTCCATACAATACAACATTGGCGAATGTAAGTGAAGATAAGAAAAATGCGGTAAGTCACAGAGGAAGAGCGTTACAGATGTTATTAGAATATCTGGCAGAGGAGGATTAA
- a CDS encoding RidA family protein: protein MNVFLKAIKPEKAPKALGPYSPAVKLGDFVYLSGQIPLNPETGEIEGTTIEEQTHQVMKNIKVVLEEMGLDYRHIVKTTIFMSDLSEFDRLNEVYGSYLEEPYPARSCVQIARLPKDVKVEIECIVIDTLVYEQQMAAQQGGCSSCGGGCDGGCC, encoded by the coding sequence ATGAACGTATTTTTAAAAGCAATTAAACCTGAAAAAGCTCCTAAAGCTTTAGGACCTTACTCTCCAGCAGTAAAATTAGGAGATTTCGTTTATTTATCTGGACAAATTCCTTTAAATCCAGAAACTGGTGAAATTGAAGGAACAACTATTGAAGAACAGACACACCAGGTAATGAAAAATATTAAAGTTGTATTAGAAGAAATGGGACTTGATTATCGTCACATCGTAAAAACAACAATTTTTATGAGTGATTTAAGTGAATTTGACCGTTTGAATGAAGTATACGGATCTTACCTTGAAGAACCATATCCAGCAAGAAGCTGTGTACAGATTGCACGCTTACCTAAAGATGTAAAAGTAGAAATTGAATGTATCGTTATTGATACTTTAGTATACGAACAGCAGATGGCTGCACAGCAGGGTGGATGCTCAAGCTGTGGCGGCGGATGCGATGGAGGATGCTGCTAA
- a CDS encoding YitT family protein has translation MKMEVSKKDFITLLCVIIASFLCAVNINTFIDAGGLFPGGFTGLTVLIQRCFSTYAGIEVSYSLVNILLNAIPAYIGFKIVGKKFTIYSCIMIVLTGIFVDILPVMNITEDILLITVFGGILQGSALGIALKGNASSGGTDFIAMGISQKTNQPAWNYVLAMNAIMLVVAGYLFGWDKALYSIIFQFCSTQIVNTVHTRYKKLTLLIITGHPDIVIEEIQNTTHHGVTRFEGQGTYYGKDVTMLYTVIENSGAKALINRIREIDPTSFVNVTKTEYLEGRFYQKPIE, from the coding sequence ATGAAAATGGAAGTAAGTAAAAAAGATTTTATTACTTTGCTTTGTGTGATAATTGCATCGTTTTTATGTGCTGTAAATATTAATACTTTTATTGATGCTGGAGGATTATTTCCAGGTGGTTTTACAGGATTAACCGTATTGATTCAACGCTGCTTTTCTACTTATGCAGGAATAGAAGTTTCTTATTCTTTGGTGAATATTTTATTAAATGCGATACCTGCTTATATTGGTTTTAAAATCGTAGGGAAGAAGTTTACTATTTATTCTTGTATCATGATTGTGTTAACAGGTATATTTGTAGATATCCTTCCAGTAATGAATATTACGGAAGATATCTTGCTGATTACTGTTTTTGGAGGAATTTTACAGGGAAGTGCCTTAGGAATTGCTTTAAAAGGAAATGCAAGCAGTGGCGGAACTGATTTTATCGCTATGGGCATTTCACAGAAAACAAATCAGCCCGCATGGAATTATGTACTGGCAATGAATGCAATTATGCTTGTTGTAGCAGGCTATTTATTTGGATGGGATAAAGCACTATACTCTATTATTTTCCAGTTTTGTTCAACACAAATCGTAAATACAGTTCATACACGATATAAAAAATTGACGTTATTGATCATTACAGGACATCCGGATATCGTGATTGAAGAAATTCAAAATACAACACATCATGGTGTTACTCGTTTTGAAGGACAAGGTACATATTATGGAAAAGATGTTACGATGCTTTACACAGTAATTGAAAATTCTGGAGCTAAAGCACTTATCAACCGCATTCGTGAAATTGATCCAACCTCCTTTGTGAATGTTACTAAAACAGAGTATTTGGAAGGGCGTTTTTATCAGAAACCTATAGAATAA
- a CDS encoding DUF3892 domain-containing protein, with translation MKKEKNSKTRFVAARKNSDGTLSEFKDNHGKTYDYEQALEAVEQGLIENAQPFTGRDGARHIRGVNDGSKSSNLKNLKDF, from the coding sequence ATGAAAAAAGAAAAAAATTCTAAAACACGTTTTGTAGCTGCTCGTAAAAACAGTGATGGTACTTTAAGTGAATTTAAGGATAACCATGGGAAAACCTATGATTATGAACAGGCATTAGAAGCTGTTGAACAAGGTTTGATTGAAAATGCACAGCCATTTACAGGCAGAGATGGTGCAAGACACATTCGTGGTGTCAATGACGGAAGCAAATCATCAAACTTAAAAAATCTAAAAGATTTCTAG
- a CDS encoding DNA recombination protein RmuC: MEYVVFMLCIFVIMLVVIVVFFFRIQNKPSMKKELLESEKRQQDLLFALQQQMKAELSSMQNMLRQDMGVMQDAAAKQIYTMEKNMHSSMQQSYETTTRVFGEVLKQVGKLDEGQKNLKELSMSISSIQNVLTDKKTRGIFGEVELYHLLENAMGSNEKQYAKQYRLSNGFIADAVIFGKEPLGMICIDSKFPLENYNRLMSASSKEERKKYHALFVSDVKKHIQTIQKKYIVPQETAEFAYMFLPAEAIFSYIYAACDEVVKESYEKKVYLVSPTTLMAYITAIKAIYLGVERNENMAAMQKELGKLQQEFQRFEKRYQNVCSDFERCYEDMRLLQITAGKLVNRFHEIESVQLEKKEESMD, translated from the coding sequence ATGGAATATGTAGTATTTATGTTGTGTATTTTCGTTATTATGCTTGTTGTAATTGTTGTTTTTTTCTTTCGTATACAAAACAAACCCTCTATGAAAAAGGAATTGTTAGAAAGTGAAAAGCGTCAGCAGGATCTTTTATTTGCTCTTCAGCAGCAAATGAAGGCAGAATTATCTTCTATGCAAAATATGCTTCGTCAGGATATGGGGGTTATGCAGGATGCGGCGGCAAAGCAGATTTATACAATGGAAAAGAATATGCACTCTTCAATGCAGCAAAGTTATGAAACCACAACTCGTGTATTTGGGGAAGTTTTAAAACAGGTAGGAAAACTGGATGAAGGACAAAAAAATTTAAAGGAATTATCTATGTCCATTTCCAGTATTCAAAATGTCTTAACAGATAAAAAAACAAGAGGAATTTTTGGAGAAGTTGAATTGTATCATCTTTTAGAAAATGCTATGGGCAGCAATGAGAAGCAATATGCAAAACAATATCGTTTAAGCAATGGTTTCATTGCAGATGCAGTTATATTTGGAAAGGAACCTCTTGGAATGATATGCATTGATTCGAAATTTCCTTTAGAAAATTATAATCGTTTAATGTCTGCTTCCAGTAAAGAAGAGCGTAAAAAATATCATGCTTTATTTGTTTCTGATGTAAAAAAACATATACAGACAATTCAGAAAAAATATATCGTTCCACAGGAAACAGCAGAATTTGCTTATATGTTTCTTCCTGCAGAAGCAATATTTTCTTATATATATGCTGCCTGTGATGAGGTTGTGAAAGAGTCTTATGAAAAGAAAGTATATCTTGTTTCCCCAACAACTTTAATGGCATATATTACCGCAATCAAAGCGATTTATTTAGGGGTTGAAAGAAATGAAAATATGGCAGCTATGCAGAAGGAATTAGGAAAACTGCAGCAGGAATTTCAACGATTTGAAAAACGCTATCAGAATGTATGCAGTGATTTTGAACGCTGTTATGAAGATATGCGTTTGTTGCAGATAACAGCAGGAAAACTCGTTAATCGTTTTCATGAAATAGAATCTGTTCAATTAGAAAAAAAAGAAGAAAGCATGGATTAA
- a CDS encoding L-cysteine desulfidase family protein encodes MRKEDPIYQAYVEILKKELVLAMGCTEPIAIAYASALARKHLIGDVEEVEIHASGNIIKNVKSVTVPNTNGKKGLKAAAAIGVVAGNSDLLLEVISHVNEEQLKELDVFLETKDIRVFHEKGNCALQIMIVLRNAEHEAKVKIQNEHVNVVYIEKDGEIIFKKEETYGSDDERYQLLQMKSIYEFAESVDIEDVREVLERQISCNMAIAQEGLKKGYGADIANVLIKTYGDSVQVRARAMAAAGSDARMSGCELPVVICSGSGNQGMSASLPVIVYAKEYNCSHEKLLRALVLSNLSTLYQKKFIGRLSAYCGAVSAGAGAGAGISYLLGGDYSRVCHTIVNTLAITSGILCDGAKPSCAAKIASAVDAGIMGCMMAKENKEFYCGEGIVNSNIEKTIEGVGHIARDGMKTTDDEIIKMMMDI; translated from the coding sequence GTGAGAAAAGAAGATCCTATTTATCAGGCATATGTAGAAATTTTAAAGAAGGAATTGGTTTTAGCAATGGGATGTACAGAACCGATTGCGATTGCATATGCATCTGCATTGGCAAGAAAACATCTGATTGGAGATGTTGAAGAAGTAGAGATTCATGCCAGTGGGAATATTATTAAAAATGTAAAAAGTGTAACCGTTCCTAATACGAATGGAAAAAAAGGATTAAAAGCTGCAGCTGCAATAGGTGTTGTAGCAGGAAACAGCGATCTTCTTTTAGAAGTTATATCTCATGTAAATGAGGAACAGTTAAAAGAGCTAGATGTTTTTTTAGAAACAAAGGATATTCGTGTATTTCATGAGAAGGGGAACTGTGCTTTGCAGATTATGATTGTTTTGCGTAATGCAGAGCATGAGGCAAAGGTAAAAATACAAAATGAACATGTGAACGTTGTCTACATTGAAAAAGATGGAGAAATCATTTTTAAGAAGGAAGAAACGTATGGCAGCGATGACGAACGTTATCAGCTTTTACAAATGAAATCTATCTATGAGTTTGCGGAAAGTGTGGATATTGAAGATGTTAGGGAAGTTTTAGAACGGCAGATTTCTTGTAATATGGCAATTGCACAAGAAGGATTGAAAAAAGGCTATGGTGCAGATATTGCGAATGTGTTGATAAAGACGTATGGAGATAGTGTACAGGTACGTGCCAGAGCAATGGCAGCGGCAGGAAGTGATGCCAGAATGAGTGGGTGTGAACTGCCAGTTGTGATTTGCTCAGGAAGTGGCAATCAGGGAATGAGTGCTTCTTTACCAGTCATTGTTTATGCAAAGGAATATAACTGCTCACATGAAAAATTGCTTCGTGCATTGGTTTTATCAAATTTATCTACCTTGTATCAAAAGAAATTTATTGGCCGCTTATCTGCTTATTGTGGAGCGGTTAGTGCAGGGGCTGGAGCAGGAGCAGGAATATCTTACCTTTTAGGTGGGGATTATTCCAGAGTATGTCACACGATTGTAAATACACTTGCTATTACAAGTGGAATTTTATGTGATGGAGCAAAGCCAAGCTGTGCTGCTAAAATTGCATCTGCAGTAGATGCGGGAATCATGGGTTGTATGATGGCAAAAGAAAACAAAGAATTTTACTGTGGAGAAGGAATTGTTAATTCCAACATTGAAAAAACAATAGAAGGTGTTGGTCATATTGCCAGAGATGGAATGAAAACAACCGATGATGAGATTATTAAAATGATGATGGATATCTAA
- a CDS encoding competence protein ComK, giving the protein MIYAILDQRDEGKILREDHVVFWKQGSIHFLETWCLQHGSTLRGRLEASRYILHSHQRVPVLISEATKDLMFPCKALSSKENVWINYRGVFSYTEEDKQIVFEFLNGEKIKVDTSMHCVKRSMLLCEKYMEYLYAYT; this is encoded by the coding sequence ATGATTTATGCGATTTTGGATCAAAGAGATGAAGGAAAGATCCTGCGGGAAGATCATGTTGTTTTCTGGAAGCAGGGGAGTATACATTTCCTGGAAACATGGTGCCTGCAGCATGGAAGTACGTTAAGAGGAAGATTGGAAGCTTCCAGATATATTTTACACTCTCATCAAAGAGTACCGGTTTTAATCAGTGAAGCGACAAAAGATTTGATGTTTCCATGCAAGGCATTATCCAGCAAGGAAAATGTCTGGATCAATTACCGCGGTGTTTTTTCCTATACAGAGGAAGATAAGCAAATCGTATTTGAATTTTTAAACGGAGAAAAGATAAAAGTAGATACGAGTATGCATTGTGTAAAGCGTTCGATGTTGTTATGTGAAAAATATATGGAATATCTTTATGCATATACCTGA
- a CDS encoding DUF6323 family protein has protein sequence MKQQIRVMEQNSQEITVQNITITNEDFNVLQDYQAKLCRKLEWVETDKKKIETIAYTLLSTGYLHEGNYLDILKKVISIYYRMRKKLTNKVRDQQLLASIINQYTMLSGMGIESLFTRVEEDWKKKRNEWEK, from the coding sequence ATGAAGCAGCAGATACGTGTTATGGAACAGAATTCACAAGAAATAACAGTACAAAATATAACAATAACAAATGAAGATTTTAATGTTTTACAAGACTATCAAGCAAAGTTATGCAGAAAACTGGAGTGGGTGGAAACAGATAAAAAGAAAATTGAAACGATTGCTTATACACTATTATCTACAGGTTATCTTCATGAAGGAAACTATTTAGATATTTTAAAAAAGGTAATATCTATTTACTATCGGATGCGAAAAAAACTTACCAATAAGGTTCGTGACCAACAGCTGCTTGCATCTATTATAAACCAATATACAATGCTGTCTGGAATGGGAATAGAAAGCTTGTTCACTCGTGTAGAAGAAGATTGGAAAAAGAAAAGAAATGAGTGGGAAAAATGA